The genomic window GAGATATGTGGCACACGGCTGGCAAGGACGACAATGTCGTCAAGAAGCGGGGCACACGGGTGGGATGAATTATGTCCTTTCTTAATGAAGTTAACAGCAGTAATAGAATCAGACTCAACAACTAAGGGACTAATATTGTTGGCCACAGCAATTTGTAGACCGTGAACAATGCCCCATAGCTCAGCGTGCATAATAGAACAGCTTCCTAGATTACAGGTAAAACCTTTAATAAAGTGACCGAGATGATTCCTGAAAATACCTCCACAAGCCGCACTGCTACTCTAAGAAAGGCAAGATCCATCCACGTTGAGTTTGGTAAAATTTTCCAACGGAGGTTGCCAAGTAATGAGACGTTCTTCAGTGATCCGAGGTGCACAGTTAAGAAGATCAGACCTCGAGACTTTGATAATCTCATCAAACCGAGCTTTAACTTGATCCCTTCTTACATGGGGAGATGTCATGTCGCCCTCGAAGATGAATTTGTTTCTGAAGAACCAAATGGAGGAGATGGTAACACCAAAAAGGCAGCACCACTCATCATTCGACGTAAGGTTCTGGAGAAGCCAATCATGCAGATCAAGAAGAAAGAAGTTGTTTATGCCTGCTGCACGGATGAATGGGAGCCAGATGCCCACAGCAAATGGGCAGTCTCGGAGGACGTGTAGAGTAGTCTCATCGGTACATGAGCATCTTGGACAAGTTGCCTGAAGGGTGAGATGTCTTTTCCTTCTTTCCACGTTGGTGAGGATAGCATTGTGAGACACTAGCCAAAGAAAGATCCGAATGCGTTCTGGTCCTTTCCAGTGCCAGATCACGCTGTGTAATTTGCTAGCGATGCCTTCTTCTCCATTCAGCTTTTGGTATGTTGATTTAAGATCGAAAGAGCCGTTAGACGAAGGGTTCCAGGCAATTTGGTCTTCTTGCTTCCAAGGGGAGGGCGGGGAAATAGGAACAATCTTCTGGATAATCTCATCAGGCAGCCAAGTAGCGAGCCTATCATAATCCCAGCTACCTGAAATAGTTAAAAAATCCATAAGTTTGTCTTCCAAATTAATAGGCATACAAACCTGATTTGCATATGGCGCAAGAGAGCCAATATTTGGCACCCAATTATCGTtccaaaaattaattttggaaccATCCCCAATACGCCAAATGTAGTTTTGCTGGACATTATCCCAAGACTTGCGTATGCCCTTCCAAAGATTTGATTCATTCCTCCTCCTTTCCACCTTAGGAATAATATCGGTACCACAACCATATTTAGAGCGAAGGGTTCTGGCCCACAGAGAGTCTCTTTTTTCAATAAGACCCCATCCAGCTTTAGTCATGAAGGCACAATTCATTTTTTCCGAGTGGCGAATCCCGAGTCCTCCCAGTTTTTTTGGGGAGCAGACTTTGTCCCAGTTAATAAGATGGATTTTTCTGGAGTTTTCTGAGTCCCCCCAAAGAAAGTTCCTGCATTTCTGATCAATCAAATTACAAGTAGATGAAGGAAGTAAAGCAGATTGCATAGTATAATAAGGAATAGAAGATAGAACAGATTTCACCAGGATACATCTCCCTGCCAGGGAGAGAGAGGAAGCTTTCCAGCAATTTAGTCTGGAGTTGATCTTGTTGATAATATCACCATATGTATTATTAGAGACTTTTGAGTGAAGGAGAGGGACACCCAAATACTTCCCAAGGTTATCAGTTctggaaaaatgaagaaagttACTGATTTCAGATCTGACATTGTGACCCACATTTCTAGAGAAGAAAATTCTAGTTTTCTCTTGGCTGATTTTTTGACCGGAGCTAACACAAAAAGCTTCCAAGCACCTATTGATAATATCGGCTTGCTCCAAATTCGCTTCTGCAAATAGAATGAGGTCATCAGCGAAGCAGAGATGAGAAATATTAGGAGCATCCCTTTTAAGACAGATGGGTTTCCAAAACCCATGCTGAACAGCTGCGCCGATGAGCTGAGACAAGCGCTCAATGCATAAAACAAAGATATATGGAGAAATGGGATCGCCTTGCCGAATTCCTCTAGTGGGCGTGAATTCGTCTAGCTCTTCTCCATTCCATAAAACTCTCATCTTAGCAGAGGAAATACAACAGTAAATCAAATGAATAATATGCTGAGGCAACCCAATGTCGGAGAGAGTATCATAGATAAAACTCCACTTGAGTCTGTTATAGGCTTTTTCAAGGTCAATTTTAATAGTCATCCACCCTTTCGACCCCTTTTTGCTTCTCATAAAATGAATAATCTCTTGAATAATAAAGATATTATCCATACTGTGCCTCCCGGGTACAAAACTGCACTGAGTGGGAGCAACTAATTTTTCCATGACTTTTCTTAGCCGATTAgcaagaatttaaaaaaataactcaTTGGCTTTTTTTACCAGATAGGAGACATATGCTTTTTTCCTTTACGCGGGGTTGAATAGTTGATTTTATTGCTTATTTTATAACAATTATTGAGGTATCTACGAATATGCTTATCATGTTTTTAATTAACTACTGGTGTTCATGTCCAGGCTATGCACAGGACATCACACGAACTAAATCATTAGTAATAACAGATAGAATTATTATTTACATGTGTAAATTTTgctaaaattagtaaataattaattaataaattaaattttaataagaaaaattaaaaataaaaatcttatattaaaataggatagagcttcgtaaaacaagaattttgacactaattttaaaaaatttggcccaaaattaaaTCGAACCAATTGAACCGAGTCCAAACCGAACCCGTAGACCCAACCGAATCTATCAAATAAATGAGTCCAGGGCTCATCTTCTTCTCCATTTCAGCAGAA from Arachis ipaensis cultivar K30076 chromosome B09, Araip1.1, whole genome shotgun sequence includes these protein-coding regions:
- the LOC107614768 gene encoding uncharacterized protein LOC107614768 codes for the protein MHAELWGIVHGLQIAVANNISPLVVESDSITAVNFIKKGHNSSHPCAPLLDDIVVLASRVPHISWSHCLREANFAADNLAKKGHDLPFGLHLFDVAPPDTAMMIMRDLSGSPFLRDSS